One Nicotiana tomentosiformis chromosome 4, ASM39032v3, whole genome shotgun sequence genomic window carries:
- the LOC104099846 gene encoding lignin-forming anionic peroxidase, with protein MNTPTQSFAAIFSLLLLSCMQCHAQLSATFYDNTCPNALNTIRTSIRQAISNERRMAASLIRLHFHDCFVQGCDASILLDETPSIESEKTALPNLGSARGFGIIEDAKREVEKICPEVVSCADILTVAARDASAAVGGPSWTVKLGRRDSTTASKTLAETDLPGPFDPLNRLISSFASKGLSTRDMVALSGAHTIGQAQCFLFRDRIYGNGTDIDAGFASTRKRQCPQEGENGNLAPLDLVTPNQFDNNYFKNLIQKKGLLQSDQVLFNGGSTDNIVSEYSNSPRAFSSDFAAAMIKMGDISPLTGQNGIIRKVCGSVN; from the exons ATGAATACTCCAACTCAATCTTTCGCAGCTATATTTTCTCTTCTTCTGCTTTCATGCATGCAATGCCATGCACAACTTTCGGCGACGTTCTATGATAATACTTGCCCTAATGCACTCAACACGATTCGTACCAGCATCAGGCAAGCAATTTCAAATGAACGTCGCATGGCTGCTTCGCTCATTCGCCTTCATTTTCATGATTGCTTTGTTCAG GGTTGTGATGCTTCGATCTTACTTGATGAGACCCCTTCGATCGAAAGTGAAAAGACTGCATTGCCAAATCTTGGGTCCGCAAGAGGTTTTGGAATCATAGAAGATGCAAAAAGAGAGGTGGAAAAGATTTGTCCCGAGGTGGTTTCATGTGCTGACATACTAACTGTTGCAGCTCGCGATGCATCAGCAGCT GTGGGAGGTCCATCATGGACAGTGAAACTCGGAAGAAGAGATTCAACAACTGCAAGTAAGACACTTGCAGAAACTGATCTCCCCGGTCCATTTGATCCTCTTAATAGGCTTATTTCTAGCTTTGCAAGCAAGGGACTTAGCACAAGAGATATGGTCGCTTTGTCAG GGGCTCACACAATAGGCCAAGCACAATGTTTCCTATTTCGTGATCGGATTTATGGCAATGGAACAGACATTGATGCTGGATTTGCAAGCACTAGAAAACGTCAATGTCCTCAAGAAGGAGAGAATGGAAATCTAGCACCTCTTGATTTGGTTACACCAAATCAATTCGATAACAATTACTTCAAAAATCTCATTCAAAAGAAAGGTCTTCTTCAATCAGATCAAGTCCTTTTCAATGGAGGATCGACAGATAATATTGTTTCTGAATACAGTAACAGCCCTCGAGCTTTCTCGTCTGACTTTGCTGCTGCTATGATCAAAATGGGAGATATTAGTCCCCTAACTGGTCAAAATGGGATCATAAGAAAAGTCTGTGGCAGTGTCAACTAG